The DNA region ATCAAAGCGGTCTTTGCTGGGCAGGTTGTAGTCGAGCTGCACGGTGCCGAGCTGCCATTCTCGGCCGATACAGTCGGTGACCACGAAGTCCGCCTTCGGCCCGTAGAAGGCCGCCTCGCCCTGTTCGATCGACATCTCGGGGAGGTTCATCGACTCGCAAACCGCTTGCAGCTCTGCTTCGGCGCGGTCCCAAACCTCGGGACGCCCGACGTACTTGTCGCTGGTCGGGTCGCGGAAACCCAGCCGCACGCGGTAACGGTCCATCCCCAGCGACCGCAGGACTTCTTGGGTCATCTCGATGCAGGCACGGAACTCGCCCGCCACTTGGTCTTCGGTGCAGAACAGGTGGGCGTCGTCCTGGGTGAAGCCTCGGACGCGGGTCATGCCGTTCAGCTCGCCCGATTGCTCGTACCGGTACACGGTGCCGAACTCGGCCAGACGCACCGGCAGGTCGCGGTAGCTGCGCGGCTTGGCCTTGTAGATCATGATGTGGTGCGGGCAGTTCATCGGCTTGAGCAGGTAGCGCTCGCCGTCTTCCATGTCGATCGGCGCAAACTGGCTGTCGCTGTAGTACGGGTAGTGCCCCGAGATCTCGTACAGCTCGACGCGGCCGATATTGGGGGTGTAGACGCTCTCATACCCGCGGCGTCGCAGCTCCCCCTTGAGGTAGTCCTCGAGCGTCTGCCGGATCACGGCGCCCTTGGGGAGCCAAAGGATCAGGCCCGAGCCGACCTTCTGATCGATCGTGAACAGGTCGAGCCGCTTGCCCAACTCGCGGTGGTCCCGCTTCTTCGCCTCTTCCAGCCGGGCCAGGTGCTCCTGCAGGTCCTTCTTGTCGAAGAACGCGGTCGCGTAGAGCCGCTGCAGTTGCTGCCGGTTGGCGTCTCCTTTCCAGTAGGCGCCCGCCACGGACAGCAGCTTGAACGCCTTGCCGATCATCCCGGTGCTGGGGACATGGACGCCCCGGCACAGGTCGACAAACTCCCCCTGCCGGTAGAACGAAACGTGCGACTGATCGCTCAGCCCGGTCTCGATGTGCTCTACCTTGAATTCTTGAGCCAGCTCGCGGCAGAGCGTGATCGCCTCGTCGCGGGGCTTATTGATCCGCTCGAACTCCAGGTCTTCCTTGACGATCTTCGCCATCTCGGCCTCGATCGCAGGGAAATCCTCCTCGGAAAGCGGCTCCTCGAGGGCGAAATCGTAGTAAAAGCCCCCGGCGGTCGTCGGCCCAAAGGCGAGCTGGACCCCCTTATGCAGCCGCATCACCGCCTGAGCCATCACATGGGCGGTGGAGTGTCGCAGGATGGCGAGGGCTTCTGGGTCGCGTTTGGTGATCAGGCGAACCCGCACGTCCCCTTCCGCGGGGAGCGGGGCTGACAGGTCGGCTTGGTCCCCCTCAACAACGGCGGCGACAGCGGCCTTGAGCAGTCCTGCGCCGATATCCGCCGCCAGATCGCGACAAGTGACGGGGCGGTCAAAGTGGCGTTGGCTCCCGTCGGGGAGCAGCACGTTGGTCATCTCAAGCGGCAGGGAAAGGGAGGGGCTGGTTTGCTTCAACTCGTGGGAGTATAAGGAGTTGAGGCGGATTTGCCTACGCCGCATCCGGCCTTGCCGCAGATGGCCAGGACGGGCTCTGGCGGCTAGTGGATCGGCCGCCAGAAACCTTCCGGATTTTCCAAACAAAACACTTGCAAGGTCGCAAGCCGCGTGACTATTATGAGTCCACGCAGAGTGCGGGTACGCCCCTTTTTCGAGTCGACCTCCTGATCTGAGACCTCCAAACTCTTGGAAAGCTAGTGATCTGAGTCGATTCTGTATGGACGCTGCCCAGTGCAGACCCTTTTCGACAGGATTCGTTTAGACAGTACACCGTGATTTTCACTACCACTCAGTTCGCGTCACAGTAAGACGCGAAGAAGCTTTCAGGAGGTGCTCATGTTGCGAAACAAAATGACCCTCGCGGGGATTCCCGCGATCTTTTCTCTCGTCTGCCTCTGCGCTCTTGCCGTTCCCAACGGCGCGCAAGCCGCCATCATTTACGGCGACTTTAGCGATGTCCCCCCCGGGGGCGTGATGTATCTGGATGTCACCGAGAGCTCCTTCTCGGTGCCCGTCCCTCCGAACGCCCTGTACGGCGCCCCGACCGCCACGGGCAACAACCTCGACTTCGACCCCTCCGCTTTCGGCGTTAGCTCTTCGGGCGGCAACTCTGGGGTAGTCGACGGTCAAGTCAGCTTCACGATCATGGCGCTCCCCGGTGCTGGCCTGACGAGCTTTGTGATCGCCGAGCGTGGCGACTACAGCTTTACCGGCGTGACCCCAACGCCGGGCACCTTTGTGTCGGCAAGCGCCGGCGCCACGGTGACGGTCTTGGAAGTTGACGGAGTGGCGTTGGCGAACCCGATCCTGCTGTTCGCTTCCGACACGTTCGTAACGGACTACCCCACCACCGGTGGGGCGCCCTCCACCGGCCTGAAGTCGTGGTCGCTCAACACCACGGTCGACCTGGGCCCGTCGCTTCCCGTCGGGTTTGTTAGCGGCGCCTCGAAGATCGAGGTCTCGATCAACAACCAGCTCAACACCGCCACGACCCTGGGCAACCTGGCCGCGATCGCGAAGAAAGACTTCACGATCATCCCGGTTGGCGACCTGATCCCCAACAACGTGGTTCCCGAGCCGGCGACGTTGTCGCTCGCCGCCCTGGCTTGCCTCGGCTTGGTCGCGGTCCGCCGCGGGAAGAAGTAGCTCCATCTGACTCGGTTGCTTTCGGAAGAGAGCACCTCCGAAACGCAAAAGGGCCGCCCGGGTTTTACCCGGGCGGCCCTTGTTTCGTGGCGTCAACGCGGACGCGATCACGGGCCGCCGTTCTTTTCGTACAGCGGCTCCGGCTGCCACAGGTACAAAAATAGCGGGAGTTCGGCGCGTTGCGACCCCGGAATGCTCAGCGGCGATGCCCCCGTGCCGGGCGTGTTCTGCGTGATGTCGTAAGAAGTAAGTGCGCGGTCGTTGCTGCGCCGGTACATCACGGTTTTCGCCTCAGACACGCCGCCCAACTGCTTGGCCGCTGCAATCGCCTCGTCCAGGTAGCCTACGTGATCGACCAGGCCCTGCTCGATTGCTTGCTCGGTTGTGAACACGCGCCCGTCGAACACGGTGCCGGCAAACGCGGTCGCGTTGGTTTCCTGGGGGTTGCGCGGACGACCTCCCGGCAGTTGTTCGACGATTTGGGGACGAGACTCAACGATCGTGCTTCGCAGCAGGTGGTGGTACTCGGATGCAATGCCTTCTAGAACCTTCTGCTCTTGAGACTCAAGGCCACGCAACGGGCTGCCCATATCCACCATCTCACCGCTGCGGATGGCCCGCTGAGCAACCGGTGGAAGCTCTAACGCTAGCTGACCACTGTTGTCTTCTTCGTCTACGTCGACCTTCTCTAGGTCGTACAGGTTCAAAATGACGCCCAATCCGCCGGTAACCGTTGAAGGCCCCGCATAGACCGCGTCGGCCGCCGAGGCCAAGTAGTAGGCGCCTCCGGCGCCGACGTCCATCAAGCACGCGACCACCGGGCGGCCAGTGCGGCGTCGAAACTCAACGAGGTCGTGCCGCATCATATCGGTCGCCGCCACGGATCCGCCGGGGCTGTTGATCCGTAGAACGACCGCCACAACGCAGGGATCTGCGTCCGCCGCATCGAGCTTCTCACGGAACAGCGAGACGGGGTTCTCGCCCATGGATTGCGGCCCGGTCAGGTTCCCGTTGACCAGCAGGCCATCGACGTCGATTACCGCCACCTTGCGAGCCTGCCATCGGCTGCCGGCGAGCACGTAAGCATTCACGGGCCTGACGTTGCGATCGAGCACGGCAGAAGCCGCGATAGCGCCCTTTGCCTTAACGTCGCCTCGCATGCTTACTTGTGACGGCCCCGAGGCGCAGCCTGCCGCCAGGAGTACGACCGCGGACCACAGTCCTGCGCACCGCGTCGGGCATCTTGGCCAGGATAGAAACATCATCGCACCGAGTGTCGCTGGGGTGGCTAGAGAATGGCGCTAAACTCGCAGCGATCGGCGCCCGGGTTGGCGGTTCCCGCAGGCGCGACCCGCTCAAGGGCCGCCATTCTTTTCGTACAGCGGCTCTGGCTGCCAGATGTAGAGGAACATCGGTAGCTGTGCACGGTCGTAGCCCGGGATACTAAGCGGCAGCAGGCCGCCTCCGGGTGTGTTCTGTGTAATGTCGTACGGAGTAAGCGCGCGGTCCGTATTGCGTCGGTAGAGCACCGTCTTCGCGGTCGTAACCCCCCCGAGGCCACGCGCCGCGGCCAGCGCGTCGTCAAGATAGCCGACGTTGTCGATCAAGCCGAAGTGTAGGGCCTGCTCAGAGGTAAACACCCGCCCATCGAATACGGTGCCGGCGAACTCGTTGGGCAGCTTGCCGGTGGGAGCACTAGCGCCGGTCGCCCCGTTGCGGTCGCCAGGCACGGGTACTTCTTCGGGCAGTCGCTGAACCAGTTGTGATCGCGCCTCCATCACGGTCGCTCGGAGCCGGCGGTGGTACTGCTTGGCGATATCCTCCAGCACGGTTTTCTCTTCTTCGACCATGGCGCGCGTCGGGCTGCCGATATCGACCATCGCGCCGCTCTTGATTGCGCGCTCGAAGATGTTCTGCTGGCTTAGGGCGTCCTCCATATCGTAGAGGTTCAAGATCACCCCTAGCCCGCCGGTCACCGTGGTTGGGTGCGCGTACACCGTATCGGCAGCGGTTGCTAGGCAGTAGGCGCCGCCGGCGCCGACGTCCATCAAACATGCGATCACCGGCAGCCCGGTGCGTAGCTTGAAGGCGACCAGGTCGTGTCGCATCATGTCGGTCGCCGTGACCCCGCCGCCGGGGCTGTTGATCCGCAGCACGACGGCCGCCACGCAGGGGTCGGCGGCCGCGGCGTCCAGCTTCTCGCGGAACAGCGCCACGGGGTTCTCGCCCATCGACTGCAGGCCCACGAGGTTGCGGTTCACCAGCACCCCATCGACGTCGATCACCGCGATCTTCGGGGAGCACTTGGGGCTGCGCGGCAGCGCCCTAGCAGCAACCGGGGTGACGTTGTTGTCGATCACCGTCGACGTCTTCATCGCCCCTTTGGCGGTGATATCGCCGCGCATGCAGACGTACGCCGGGTGGTTCGAGCAACCCGCCACAAGCAACGCGAGCAGCGCGACGCCGTGGCGTGTGTGGATTAGCAGAGTGGGGGCAGAACGGGGCATAGCGCGCCGGCGGTGCGAGGAACGTACGGAAGAACCGTTGCGTTCGGTAGCATCGTCAGCCGCGTGCAAGGGGCTACAAACGCTATTCCCCCAGCCTCGCAGTTTACCCAGCCGCGCAGGTTGCGGCGGGTGCTGGCGCCCTAGGGGGCCGGCGCCGTTTGCGCCACCGCTTTGGCCACCTGAGTGAGCAAAGCCACGTACTTCTGCTGGTCGAACGTCCGCACGCAGGCGGCCTTGGCCAGCTCGGGGGAGAAGGGCACGTCGGTCCCCGGCGGGAGCGACTCGACGGCAAACGCCGTGGCGCTGGGGATGCCGAGCATGTTGAACTGGCCGCCGTCGACGTGCATCCGGCGGTTCTCGTGCAGGTTGGGGGGCAGCAGTTGGGGCGTGGCGTCGATCAGGCGGAAGTCGGCGCCGGGGCCCGGGTCGTCCATCGCCCAGACCAGCACGCCCAGGTCGCCCGTCCGCCGCGAGACCCAGATGAAGTACCGCGCCGTCGTCAGCACGTGCTTGCCGTCGCGCAGCAGGAGCGTCGGCGCGTCGATCACCATCCCGTACCTGTAGCGGGCGGTTTGCTGCGTGTCCTTGAGGGCCGCTTCGTTCCCCGAGAAGACCGAGCCGCCGATGAAGCCAAGGTTGGCCCCAAGCTGGCGGTGCGTGTCGCTGGTGATCACGACGTTGCGTCCCCCGATCGAAGTAGAGAAGCCGATCGCGGCCTTCTCTAGCACGTAGCCATCGTCGCCCTGCTGCACCACGTTGGCCAGCAGGATCAGGTTGAACAGCTCGGCGTACCGCGTGACGGTGCTGTTGACCACGCTGAGGTCGCCGGAGGTGAGCTGGCCGCGGACGAACAAAATCGGGTTCGACCACCCCTGCACGGTGTCGCCCCCCACCACCACGCCGCTGGGGATGCGCGTCAACGGTCGCGGCTGGAAGTCCCAGCCGGCGCCCCCTTGGGCCAGGCAGCTAGAGGCGTAAAGCGCGAGTGCAGGCAGAGCGAGCAGGGCCCGGACGGTGCTGTTTCTCATGGCGGACACAGGCGGGGTTTCTGGGAGGTAGGACGCCAATCAGCAACGCATCCTACGCCCACTTGGTACGCCAATCCATCCCGATTGTTCGCCGCTAGGCGGCTGTCCGCATGCCGGCCGGGTCGGAATCGGCGCCCACCGAGCCCCAGTCGATCAGCGCCGCAGAGGGGGGCAGGCCCATCCGCTCGCGGAGCCGGGCGGTCCAGTGGGCGGTGAAGTTTTCTGCCGAGTTGTACCGGACAAACCCTCGGGCGCCCTCGTTCGGGCGATGCCCCGCGGAGCGATCCAGCGCCCGCCGGACGCACGCCGCGAGCTGCTGGGGCGACCCCGCCGGCTCGCAGCCGGCCGCCACGCAGGCTTCCCCAAGCCCGAACCGCCGCACCACCGCGCCGCACCAGCCGTAGTCGGCGCACACCACCGGCTTGCCGGCGGCGACGGCGCGCGTGACGACGCTGGAGGAATAAGGGTGCCCGGAGTACAACGCGGAAACCGCGTCGCTCGCCGAGAACGCGGCGGCGAACTCGTCCGACGAGAGCATCCGATCGAGCAACACCACCCGGCCCGAGCGGACCAGGTCGGCGTACTCGCTTTCGATGAGCGTGCGGATGCTTGGCTCGCAGCGGCCCGCCAGCAGCAGCCCATCGCCGGGCGCGAACAGTTCGGGGTGCTCCCGAAAGGCGCGCAGCAGGGGCGCCACCCCCTTGTTGTGGCGGAGTTGCCCCAGGACCCCCAGGCGCCTCCCTGCCAGCGGCACACCGAGCCGCCCCCGGGCCTGTTGCAGCGGGACCAGCGGCTGGTGTTCGACGGGGTCGGGCAGCGGGCGGCTCTTGCGGGCCAGCGGCCCGTAGCTGGCCGCGCCGAACGCGGCCGCCTGTGGGTCGAAGCTGAAGACCGTACGCCACGGCTCGTGGGAGAGCTTGCGGAAGCGCTGCCAGCGACGAAAGTTGGCGCGCCACCGCGACCGGCGGTCGAGGCACGGGTAGAAATAAGCGCCGCCGATGACTAGCGTCTCTGCTTCCACCCCAGCGGCGCCGAGCAGCCGTTGCCAGCCGGCGCCGGCGGGCGCATAGCTGGCCAGGCTGGTGCCGTCGGTCACGTAAACGTGCTGGGCGCGCGACTGGGCGATCGCCTGACTAAGCATCCCGCCCACCTCCGCCACGTGCCGACGGCGCTGGACCCCGGCCTCGTGGTGCGCGGGACCGTCGAGCACAATCCGTCGCAACGAGCCGCGTCTCGCGAGGTGCGTCTGCCATTCCTCGGAACGGGCGCCCGCCGCGGAGGTAGCGAGCGTCACCTCACAGCCAAGCCCGCGCACCGCGTCGGCGAGCATGCCGACGTGGGCGTAGTGGTGGCCCAAGTACTCGGGCTCGAAGATCAGCGTGCGCACGTCGGTTCCAGCCTCCGCGGTAAAGCGGTGAGGCTAACAACGGACCCACAATCTGCGGAAGCCCAATAGCTGCCGACCTACGGTCGGCGCGTGTCGCGAGAGCCAGTCGGGCCTTGAGAACGCGCCGACCGTAGGTCGGCGGCTATCGGCGGACCTGCGACCTGCTAGCAGGGGTCAGTGTGATTGCCGCAGCGCGTCCGCGGGCGCCAGCTTGGTGGCGTGCATCGCCGGGATTACGCCGCCGAGGACGCCGACGATCACCGCCACGGCCATCCCCTGGCCGACGACGGCCGAGTCGATCCGCGAATTGACCATCATCGCCTGGGGCAGCAGGGTCAGCAGCCACACGATCAGGAAGGCCACCCCTACCCCCAACAGCCCCCCAAAAACGCTCAGCAACACCGACTCGCCGAGGATCATCTTGCCGACCCGGCTGCGGGTCCAGCCGACGGCGCGCAACAGGCCGATCTCGCCGGTGCGTTCTTGCAGCGACATAATCATCGTGTTGAGCATCCCGAGCGTGCCGACCACCATCGCGATGGCGCTGGTGAGCCACGCCATGCCGATCGCGAGCCGGATCTCCTGCAGGTTCTCCACGTGCTCCTTGGTGGGCTTGGCGACGATGCCGCGCTCCATCTTCTCTACCTCAGACTTGATCCGCGCCATCGCCTCTTTATCGTTGGGATCGTCCAGCACGATGCTGATGCCGGTTACCTGCCCCTCGCGGTCCATCATGTACTGGTGCTGCTTGAGCGAGAGCACGACCGCCGCGTTGTCGAGCTGGCTGTCCGCCTCGTAGATACCGACGATCTCGTACGGCTCGCCGGGGATCAGCTCCAGCGTGTCGCCGACGTTCTTCTCGACCGCCTTGGCGAGTCCTGCGCCCAGCATCGCCGCCGCCCCGTCGTCGACCGTTAGCTTGCGGCCCGACGTCATCCGGTAGTGGTCGAACACAAACGTGCCGGGCACCAGCCCGTTCACGGGCACCACCTGCAGGCCGTAGTCGTTGAGCGAGATGATGTCGACCGAACCGGGGATCACGTCTTTCACGCCCGGCAGCGCAGCGATCTTGTCCGAGATCTCCTCGGGGATGGCGCTGGTGAGCTTGCGGGCGCCCCCCTCGCGGGTCACCAGCATGTCGATGCCCAGTTCCTGGTAGAAGCTCTTAAAGGTGTCGAGGAACCCCGTCGAGATGCCGACAAGCGCCACTACGCTCGCCACCGCGATCGCCACCGCGCTTGCGGTCAAGAACGACCGCCATTTGCGGCGCATGACGTTGCGGAACAAGAACGAAATGAAGTTCATCGACGGCGCCGTTGGTTGGGTCTACGTTTAGTTAACCACAGAGTCTCAGAGGACACCGAGATGGGTTGAGAAAGCAGGTCAGCCACGAAAAGGCGCAAGGAGTTTTATTGTTGCGAAACAATTGAGCCCGGTCAGACCAACACTCCCATCTGCCGCCTGACTGCGACGTATCTCGTGCTTGCTTGCGCCTCTCCGAGGCAAACATCCGTCCGTTTTTCGTCTCTACGGCGGATCGACCTACTCGGCGACTTCTTCGCTAGCCTTGGCCAGCTTGCGGCGGAAGTCGGTTACGTTGTTCTTTACCACGATCGGCAGCTTCGACGCCAACAGGTTGCGGCCCTTGAACCAGTCGTACGGTTCAACAAACACGCCGTGGCACTCCACCAGGATCGCGCCCGGCTCGAACTTCAGCTCGGTGGTCTGCAGGTAGCCCGCCAGGCCGCGCCACGGTTGGGGTTCGCCGAGGTCCTCGTCCCCCTGGGCGCCGCGGGGGATCTCTTGCCAGACCGTCGGGAAGTCTTTGTCGTCAAGCATCGAAACGGGCGACATGGAAGACTCCACCAGCATCGCCTGGAAGTCGCGCCCGTCTCCCTCCACGATGCCGGCGATCATCACCTTCTCGATCAACGGGAAGCGGAACCGCGTCAGGTGGTGGCGGCTAGCGCCCTTGAGCTGAAGGTCGAAGCCGCGCTCTTGGCACTCCTGCTGGGTGAGCCCCTCACCGTACTTCTCGAACCCGTCTTCTTCTGCCTCCCTGCCCTCTCCGCCGCGTCCTCCGCCGAGCACGCTCTGCATCAGGTCCTTGTCCCGCACCACAGCGAGCTTGCCGTACGCCACGAACGCTAGATCGAGCGTCCGCACCTTGGCGGATGGGAGCTCGGCGCCCGCTTCGCCGATCGAAAGCTCAAACGGGGAAACCACGGAATCCTTCATGAACTGTTCCATCCTCAACTCGCCAACGAGCGCCGCTACCGCCGCCCGTTGGGCTTCTGCGTCCATTGACGCATCGACCGTCGGGGGCGACACGATGACACGCACCCCCTCGGCGACCTCAAACCCCTCGGTCGCCAACTCATTGACCACCGGGTGGGGAGAAAGCGGCTCCGCGGCGAAGCAGGGGCCGGCCAACAGGACGAGCAGCGATGCAAGTGAGAAGTACGTCGAGGTAGTGTGCATGATCTGCCGTTTCTGAGTCCAGTAGGCAAGGACTTGGAGGCGTGTAGGCCGGAACAAGCCCGCGGTAGCGGGCGCAGTTCCGGCATAGGGCGGGTACTCAGCCGCTTGCCGGAACGGCGCCTGCCTGCGGCGGTCTTGTTCCGGCCTACGGGATTGCGTACGACCTACCAACGCAGGCCGAACTTGTCGCCGCCCGACTTGTGGCTCATCCCCCCCTTGAGCTTCGAACGGTCCATCCGCGGGCGGTTCTCCTGCGGCTCCGGTTCTGCCTCGGGCTCGGGGCGGGACTGCTCCCGTTCGGGCCGCGCCTTGAGCGCCCGCAGCGACAGGCCGATCCGCTGTTTCTCCAGGTCGACGCTCACCACCTTGGCCTCGACCTGCTGGCCCTCGGTCACGACGTCGGTCGTGCGCATCACCCGGCCGTGGTCGAGCTCCGAGATGTGGATCAGCCCCTCGACGCCCGGCGCCAGCCGGACAAAGGCGCCGAAGTCCATCGTCTTCGAGACGGTCCCCTTGGCGTTGGAGCCGACCGGGAAATCGCTCTCGACCGTTTCCCAGGGGTTGGCGACCGACTCGCGGTAGCTCAGCGCGATCTTGCCGGTCTCGCGGTCGATCTTTTCTACCTTGACCTTAATCGTCTGACCCTCGGTGAGCACGTCCTTGGGGTGGTTCACCCGCTCCCAGCTCAGCTTGCTGACGTGCACCATGCCGTCGACGCCCCCCAGGTCAACAAACGCGCCAAAGTCGCGGAGGCTGCGGACCACCCCTTCGCGGGTCTGGCCGGGGGCGATCTCCGCCAGCAGCTTCTCGCGGTTCTCGGCCCGCTCGCGCTCCATCAGCGCACGGTGGCTGAGCACCAGGTTCTTGCGGCTCTTCTTGGCCTCGGTGATCACGCAGCTCAGCCGCTGACCGACGTACTCCTCGGGCTGCTCAACGCGGTAGATCGAGATCTGCCCCATCGGCATGAAGCCGCGGATGCCGGCCACCTGGCACTCCAGGCCCCCCTTGTTCACGCCGGTGATGTTGACCTCTACGACCTGGCCCTCTTGAACCTCGTCCCAGTTGCCGACGTCGACCGTGCCGGTCGGCATCGTGACTTCGTAGTAGCCCTCGTCGGCGTTGAGCTTGATGACAACCACTTCGACCTGGGCGCCCACCTCCGGCGGGGTCTCGCCGAACTGCCGCATCGGCAGCAGCCCCTGTTTGACGCCGCCGAGGTCGACGAACACGTCTTCGCCGTGGATCTTGCTGATGGTGCAGGTGAGGCGAGTCTCGGCCGCGATCTCGCGGACCGCTTCGCGCGAAGAGGCGTTGTCGAGGATCTCGCCCACTTCTTGCCCGGCGACCATCGCGTCGAACTCTGCCTGCAGGTCGTCGCTAAGCTGGCTGCGGATGTTCGGTGGGGGGTACTTGCCCGGAGGGGGGGAGCTGGGCTCGCGCGGCCTGTCACCGGCGGGGCCGGGCGACACCGGCTTGGCGACAGCGGGCTCATCTACCGTGCGACCGCCGATCTTGATCCGCTCGCTGGGACGGGCGTCGTCTGCGGTCGGCTCGGTCCCCGTCGCGCTGGCGAGCGCTTCGGACACCATCTCGCTGACAACCGGCGCCGGCTCGATATGCACCGGCTCGAACGAGCCCTGGTCAGCCGCGGGCGTCGGCAAAGCGGATTGACCCGGCGCTTGCTCAACGGATTGATCAGCGACGGGCGCCGGATCAACCGACGGCTGCGCCGCGGGGGCCTCGGCTGGCGCGGGCTCGTCGGGCCGCGGCATGGCGGCCTGCTCGGGGGCTGCCTGCTCGGGGGCGGCCTCCTGCGGCTGCCCCGCGGGGGGCGCCCCTTCGACCTGCTGGGGACCAGACGGGTCGCTAGCGACGGGACCAGACGCTTCCGGCTTCAACTCTTCAGACATCACTCTCTAAGCCTTGAGGGCACACCAGGCGCGCATCGTCGACGACACCGCCGACGCAGCGACCCAGAAGTCTAACCTGCCGCCATGGCTAAAAAAAGCCTCTCGCACAGGTGCAGGGACGGGCAGCCGGGGCTTCCGCTGCGCGGCGCGCCTCCTACTCCCCTTCTCAACACGCGTCCGTCAGCCCAGCAGCTCGCGCAGGTGGAAGTGGAACTTGCCCAGCTTGCCGCCGTAGTTGCCCGCGCTGATGGCCGGGATCCCCGGCCCGGCGGCGGCGTGGATGGCCCTTTGCATCGCGGCGGCCACGGCCTGCTCGTCCTGGCCGTTGATGACGATCTCGTAGGCGCAGTTGGCCTCGGGGGCGAGCTGGGTCTCCAGTCGGCCGCGGAGCGAGGGGCAAAACGCCTGGTTGGTGCTGGCGACCATGCCGGCATACTTGGCGCCCACCTTGCTGCCGCTACGCACCACCCCCCCGGGGAACGGGGTAATCGTCCCCGGCAGCGGGGCGACCGCTTCGACCGCGCGGCGCGCAGCGTCGAGCGCCCCCTGCTGCGTTCTGCTCTGGATGATGATGTTCCCGCCGGCGACCCCCTTGGCCACCCCAAACGACTCCTCACAGACAAACTCGCCGTCCATCACCGGCACACGCCAGAAGCGGCGATCGAGGTGGCGCTTGCTCTTCTGGTAGCCGTCGCCGAAGAACCGCAGGTGGCTGCCCAACGCAAACCGGTCGTCGGCCCCGGGCAGCGCGTCGAAGACCGCCGACGTGGCGCAGGTCATCACGCACTGCCCCACCCGGTTCGGGACCGCCTTGGCGAGGGCGTCGCCCGAGAACCCAAACGCCATGACCAGCGCGCCGGGCCGACCGTCGGGCGAGTCGTCCGCCGCCAGCATCCGCTCAACGCCCACCTCCGC from Pirellulimonas nuda includes:
- a CDS encoding fimbrial protein; its protein translation is MRNSTVRALLALPALALYASSCLAQGGAGWDFQPRPLTRIPSGVVVGGDTVQGWSNPILFVRGQLTSGDLSVVNSTVTRYAELFNLILLANVVQQGDDGYVLEKAAIGFSTSIGGRNVVITSDTHRQLGANLGFIGGSVFSGNEAALKDTQQTARYRYGMVIDAPTLLLRDGKHVLTTARYFIWVSRRTGDLGVLVWAMDDPGPGADFRLIDATPQLLPPNLHENRRMHVDGGQFNMLGIPSATAFAVESLPPGTDVPFSPELAKAACVRTFDQQKYVALLTQVAKAVAQTAPAP
- a CDS encoding S49 family peptidase; this encodes MLDRNVRPVNAYVLAGSRWQARKVAVIDVDGLLVNGNLTGPQSMGENPVSLFREKLDAADADPCVVAVVLRINSPGGSVAATDMMRHDLVEFRRRTGRPVVACLMDVGAGGAYYLASAADAVYAGPSTVTGGLGVILNLYDLEKVDVDEEDNSGQLALELPPVAQRAIRSGEMVDMGSPLRGLESQEQKVLEGIASEYHHLLRSTIVESRPQIVEQLPGGRPRNPQETNATAFAGTVFDGRVFTTEQAIEQGLVDHVGYLDEAIAAAKQLGGVSEAKTVMYRRSNDRALTSYDITQNTPGTGASPLSIPGSQRAELPLFLYLWQPEPLYEKNGGP
- the thrS gene encoding threonine--tRNA ligase, which gives rise to MTNVLLPDGSQRHFDRPVTCRDLAADIGAGLLKAAVAAVVEGDQADLSAPLPAEGDVRVRLITKRDPEALAILRHSTAHVMAQAVMRLHKGVQLAFGPTTAGGFYYDFALEEPLSEEDFPAIEAEMAKIVKEDLEFERINKPRDEAITLCRELAQEFKVEHIETGLSDQSHVSFYRQGEFVDLCRGVHVPSTGMIGKAFKLLSVAGAYWKGDANRQQLQRLYATAFFDKKDLQEHLARLEEAKKRDHRELGKRLDLFTIDQKVGSGLILWLPKGAVIRQTLEDYLKGELRRRGYESVYTPNIGRVELYEISGHYPYYSDSQFAPIDMEDGERYLLKPMNCPHHIMIYKAKPRSYRDLPVRLAEFGTVYRYEQSGELNGMTRVRGFTQDDAHLFCTEDQVAGEFRACIEMTQEVLRSLGMDRYRVRLGFRDPTSDKYVGRPEVWDRAEAELQAVCESMNLPEMSIEQGEAAFYGPKADFVVTDCIGREWQLGTVQLDYNLPSKDRFDLEYIGPDNTPHQPVMIHRAPLGSMERFIGVLIEHFAGAFPLWLAPEQVRVLTVSEKSEAYGREVEAKLKEAGLRTTGDFRGVKLGAKIRDGQVDLVPYMFVIGEKDRDEGTVTIRDRLEGDQGAMSFDAAVAKLREEIAARTVRQVADAQAPAVSLSAGAENEY
- a CDS encoding glycosyltransferase family protein; this encodes MRTLIFEPEYLGHHYAHVGMLADAVRGLGCEVTLATSAAGARSEEWQTHLARRGSLRRIVLDGPAHHEAGVQRRRHVAEVGGMLSQAIAQSRAQHVYVTDGTSLASYAPAGAGWQRLLGAAGVEAETLVIGGAYFYPCLDRRSRWRANFRRWQRFRKLSHEPWRTVFSFDPQAAAFGAASYGPLARKSRPLPDPVEHQPLVPLQQARGRLGVPLAGRRLGVLGQLRHNKGVAPLLRAFREHPELFAPGDGLLLAGRCEPSIRTLIESEYADLVRSGRVVLLDRMLSSDEFAAAFSASDAVSALYSGHPYSSSVVTRAVAAGKPVVCADYGWCGAVVRRFGLGEACVAAGCEPAGSPQQLAACVRRALDRSAGHRPNEGARGFVRYNSAENFTAHWTARLRERMGLPPSAALIDWGSVGADSDPAGMRTAA
- a CDS encoding S49 family peptidase; its protein translation is MPRSAPTLLIHTRHGVALLALLVAGCSNHPAYVCMRGDITAKGAMKTSTVIDNNVTPVAARALPRSPKCSPKIAVIDVDGVLVNRNLVGLQSMGENPVALFREKLDAAAADPCVAAVVLRINSPGGGVTATDMMRHDLVAFKLRTGLPVIACLMDVGAGGAYCLATAADTVYAHPTTVTGGLGVILNLYDMEDALSQQNIFERAIKSGAMVDIGSPTRAMVEEEKTVLEDIAKQYHRRLRATVMEARSQLVQRLPEEVPVPGDRNGATGASAPTGKLPNEFAGTVFDGRVFTSEQALHFGLIDNVGYLDDALAAARGLGGVTTAKTVLYRRNTDRALTPYDITQNTPGGGLLPLSIPGYDRAQLPMFLYIWQPEPLYEKNGGP
- a CDS encoding ABC transporter permease, yielding MNFISFLFRNVMRRKWRSFLTASAVAIAVASVVALVGISTGFLDTFKSFYQELGIDMLVTREGGARKLTSAIPEEISDKIAALPGVKDVIPGSVDIISLNDYGLQVVPVNGLVPGTFVFDHYRMTSGRKLTVDDGAAAMLGAGLAKAVEKNVGDTLELIPGEPYEIVGIYEADSQLDNAAVVLSLKQHQYMMDREGQVTGISIVLDDPNDKEAMARIKSEVEKMERGIVAKPTKEHVENLQEIRLAIGMAWLTSAIAMVVGTLGMLNTMIMSLQERTGEIGLLRAVGWTRSRVGKMILGESVLLSVFGGLLGVGVAFLIVWLLTLLPQAMMVNSRIDSAVVGQGMAVAVIVGVLGGVIPAMHATKLAPADALRQSH